The proteins below come from a single Oscillospiraceae bacterium genomic window:
- a CDS encoding GntR family transcriptional regulator, with protein MQIYLSNSGQEPIYAQITRQIKQQILSGALRPGDALPSIRLLAKELRISVITTKRAYEDLERDGFILTQPGRGSFVAEQNPALLREEHLKKVEDCLQGAVDAARLGGIGYDEVAETLRLLWEG; from the coding sequence ATGCAGATTTATCTTTCCAATTCCGGGCAGGAGCCGATCTACGCGCAGATCACGCGGCAGATCAAGCAGCAGATCCTGTCCGGTGCGCTGCGTCCCGGGGACGCGCTGCCCAGCATCCGCCTGCTGGCGAAGGAGCTGCGCATCAGCGTCATCACGACAAAGCGCGCGTATGAGGATTTGGAGCGCGACGGCTTTATCCTGACCCAGCCGGGCCGGGGCAGCTTTGTCGCCGAGCAAAATCCCGCCCTGCTGCGCGAAGAACACTTAAAAAAAGTCGAGGACTGCCTGCAAGGCGCGGTGGACGCCGCGCGGCTGGGCGGTATCGGCTACGATGAGGTTGCAGAGACGCTGCGCCTTTTGTGGGAGGGCTGA
- a CDS encoding DUF951 domain-containing protein — protein sequence MDIQVGDVIQTKKPHPCGANRFDVLRVGMDFKIKCQGCGHEIMLPRAKIERNIKKVLRAGEQ from the coding sequence ATGGACATACAGGTCGGGGATGTGATCCAGACCAAGAAACCGCACCCCTGCGGTGCGAACCGTTTCGATGTGCTGCGCGTAGGCATGGATTTTAAAATCAAATGTCAGGGCTGCGGGCATGAGATCATGCTGCCGCGTGCCAAGATCGAGCGCAACATCAAAAAAGTTCTGCGCGCGGGGGAGCAGTAG
- a CDS encoding tyrosine-type recombinase/integrase, whose translation MASITKLKNKDGSASYRVRVSAGVGADGRYIYRSATFTPPPKLSARKEAKAVQEFADDFERRVQEGLFVANDLTVDGLAERWMKTYCEKQLKPHTVSDYQKMLPRVSAAIGHIKLANLRPGHIQEFYNQLAQPGIREDGKYKARSAFITAFPKGTRLALLQAANVSQRTLTEAMCGRNISKRSAEKIAAAAGWAFTKAFTCTSADTLSARSQRHYHLMLSSMFSTAVRWQLMDSNPCERVTPPKLDETDVEFLDEGQIASLLEALPDASTQLSVIVQLALFTGARRGEICGLRWADIDLDAGVMAINRNLSFIAHKGPVFDLPKTKKSRRCIKLSDDCIALLKDYKQWQMRERLKVGTYWQREVTIEGGKRVRNDLLFTKPDGKPFDPNKVSSWFPVFLREHGLPPCRFHSLRHSNAALLIAAHVPVTTVAGRLGHAQTSTTVNIYAAAIRSSDAAAADALGNVFERIKQRQEIG comes from the coding sequence ATGGCGAGCATAACCAAGTTAAAAAATAAAGACGGTTCTGCATCCTACCGCGTTCGAGTGTCCGCCGGGGTAGGGGCTGATGGGCGGTATATCTACCGCTCGGCCACATTCACACCGCCGCCAAAACTAAGTGCACGGAAAGAAGCAAAAGCCGTGCAAGAGTTTGCCGATGACTTTGAGCGACGCGTTCAAGAGGGATTGTTTGTTGCCAATGATTTAACGGTTGACGGTCTTGCTGAACGCTGGATGAAAACTTACTGTGAAAAGCAGTTAAAGCCACACACTGTATCCGACTATCAAAAGATGCTGCCGCGTGTCTCTGCTGCCATCGGGCATATTAAGCTGGCAAACCTCCGGCCCGGCCATATCCAGGAATTTTACAACCAGCTGGCGCAGCCCGGAATCCGCGAAGATGGAAAATATAAGGCTCGGTCTGCATTTATTACGGCTTTCCCAAAAGGCACACGGTTGGCCCTGCTGCAAGCCGCTAATGTATCACAGCGCACACTTACGGAAGCAATGTGCGGGCGTAACATCTCTAAGCGTTCAGCCGAAAAGATAGCCGCTGCCGCCGGATGGGCTTTCACAAAGGCCTTTACCTGTACCAGCGCAGATACTTTGAGTGCCAGGAGCCAGCGGCATTATCATTTAATGCTGTCGTCCATGTTCAGCACCGCCGTTCGTTGGCAGCTGATGGACAGCAACCCATGCGAACGAGTCACGCCACCAAAGCTGGACGAAACCGATGTTGAATTTTTGGATGAAGGTCAGATTGCCTCTTTGCTAGAAGCCTTACCAGACGCGTCAACACAGCTTTCTGTGATCGTGCAGCTTGCTTTGTTCACAGGAGCCAGGCGGGGCGAAATCTGTGGCCTGCGTTGGGCAGACATCGACCTTGACGCGGGTGTCATGGCTATCAATCGAAATTTGTCGTTCATTGCGCATAAAGGCCCCGTGTTTGATTTGCCGAAAACCAAAAAGAGCCGCCGCTGCATAAAGCTAAGCGACGACTGTATAGCATTATTGAAAGACTATAAGCAATGGCAGATGCGGGAACGGCTAAAAGTCGGTACATACTGGCAGCGGGAAGTTACCATAGAGGGCGGCAAGCGCGTCAGAAATGACCTGTTGTTTACCAAACCCGACGGCAAGCCGTTTGATCCCAACAAAGTTTCTTCGTGGTTCCCGGTGTTTTTGCGGGAGCATGGTCTGCCGCCGTGCCGGTTCCATAGTTTGCGCCACTCCAATGCAGCGCTGTTGATTGCCGCCCATGTTCCCGTTACTACAGTTGCGGGCCGCCTGGGGCATGCACAAACATCCACAACGGTAAATATTTATGCTGCTGCAATTCGTTCGTCCGATGCAGCGGCAGCGGATGCGCTGGGCAATGTTTTTGAAAGAATCAAACAACGGCAAGAAATCGGCTGA
- a CDS encoding S1 RNA-binding domain-containing protein, producing MLEYRAEGLCRNANHLSREELSRCMANGEVLQSTALAYDTDRRLRFELGGMRGIMPFADCVDAAPGETVKDIAVLTRVGRPTCFVIMGTEFDENGEEYYLLSRAEAQRRCRAQYLDTLEAGSVIPCTVTHIENFGAFCDIGCGIAALLPIDCLSVSRIASPADRVQVGQQLLCAIKNRDAQGRIVLTLRELLGTWSENAACFAAGETVVGIVRSVEDYGVFIEIAPNLAGLAEADSTLRPGQAVSVYIKNILPDKMKIKLVVVNKNLNQPLRFEPHYFVTRGRLKRWTYSTPQSRKQIETVF from the coding sequence ATGTTGGAATATCGAGCCGAAGGTCTTTGCCGCAATGCGAACCATCTGAGCCGGGAGGAGCTGAGCCGCTGCATGGCGAACGGCGAAGTGCTGCAAAGCACCGCCCTTGCCTACGATACCGACCGCCGCCTGCGGTTTGAACTGGGCGGCATGCGGGGCATCATGCCCTTTGCCGACTGTGTAGACGCTGCGCCCGGCGAGACGGTCAAGGACATTGCCGTGCTGACCCGGGTAGGCCGCCCGACCTGCTTTGTCATCATGGGAACCGAGTTTGACGAGAACGGGGAGGAATATTACTTACTCTCCCGCGCGGAGGCACAGCGCCGCTGTCGCGCGCAGTACCTTGACACGCTGGAGGCGGGCAGCGTCATTCCCTGCACCGTGACCCACATCGAAAACTTCGGGGCGTTCTGCGACATCGGCTGCGGCATTGCAGCGCTCCTGCCCATCGACTGCCTGTCGGTCAGCCGCATTGCCTCCCCCGCTGACAGAGTGCAGGTGGGCCAGCAGCTTTTGTGCGCCATTAAGAACCGCGATGCACAGGGGCGCATCGTCCTGACCCTGCGGGAGCTTTTGGGCACCTGGAGCGAGAACGCCGCCTGCTTTGCCGCCGGGGAGACCGTTGTCGGCATTGTGCGCAGCGTTGAGGATTACGGTGTTTTTATCGAGATAGCGCCGAACCTTGCCGGTCTGGCTGAGGCAGATTCCACCCTGCGCCCCGGGCAGGCCGTGAGCGTGTACATCAAGAACATTTTGCCGGACAAGATGAAGATCAAGCTTGTGGTTGTAAATAAAAACCTGAACCAGCCCCTGCGGTTTGAGCCGCACTATTTTGTGACGCGCGGGCGGCTCAAGCGGTGGACCTACTCGACCCCGCAGAGCCGCAAGCAGATCGAAACGGTCTTTTAA
- a CDS encoding ABC transporter ATP-binding protein has translation MAANAAALRGITKQYKDFTLGPVDMTVPAGSIVGLIGENGAGKTTLLKILCGVNRADDGTVDLLGGSPADAATRAKIGVVFEDAFFYGSFNAAQVARSLAGMYGARWNTDSFSAYLRRFGLDAGKKLKEYSRGMRLKLSLAAALAHDPELLVLDEATAGLDPVVRGELMDLFLEFIQDERHSIIMSSHITADLEQVADSIAYLHKGQLLFHENKDELLQSYGVLRCGEDVLTSLPAGLVVFTMRGAYGCESLVRERRTVQELLPEAVCDAARLDDIMRFYSGRDAQ, from the coding sequence ATGGCAGCAAACGCCGCCGCACTGCGCGGCATCACGAAGCAGTACAAAGACTTTACCCTTGGACCGGTTGATATGACCGTGCCCGCGGGCAGCATCGTCGGGCTGATCGGCGAGAACGGCGCAGGCAAGACGACACTTTTGAAAATCCTCTGCGGCGTCAACCGGGCGGATGACGGCACGGTTGACCTGCTGGGCGGCTCCCCTGCCGATGCCGCCACTCGCGCTAAGATTGGCGTTGTGTTTGAGGATGCCTTTTTCTACGGGAGCTTCAACGCCGCGCAGGTCGCGCGCAGTCTGGCCGGAATGTACGGTGCGCGGTGGAATACGGACAGCTTTTCCGCCTATCTGCGCCGCTTTGGTCTGGACGCAGGCAAGAAGCTCAAAGAGTACAGCCGCGGCATGCGGTTAAAACTGAGCCTGGCTGCGGCGCTGGCCCATGACCCCGAGCTGCTGGTGCTGGACGAGGCCACCGCCGGTCTTGACCCGGTGGTGCGCGGTGAGCTGATGGATCTGTTTCTGGAGTTCATTCAGGATGAGCGGCACAGCATCATCATGAGCAGCCATATCACGGCCGATTTGGAACAGGTAGCAGATTCTATCGCCTACCTGCACAAGGGGCAGCTGCTGTTCCACGAGAACAAGGACGAGCTGCTGCAAAGCTACGGCGTGCTGCGCTGCGGCGAGGATGTACTGACTTCCCTGCCAGCCGGGCTGGTGGTGTTCACCATGCGCGGGGCCTATGGGTGTGAAAGTCTGGTCAGGGAACGGCGCACCGTGCAGGAGCTTCTGCCGGAGGCCGTCTGCGACGCGGCAAGGCTCGATGATATTATGCGGTTTTACAGCGGGAGGGATGCACAATGA
- a CDS encoding lytic transglycosylase domain-containing protein, with product MPRQSKKQKRSVWVPVTAVLLALALAGTVLFSAFREKIDRWEYPQRYEAYVEYYAGKYGIDPMILYAFIRTESNFDPAVDSDAGARGLMQITEVTFDWIKTKIAPTEALTFDDLYDPETNIRFGTYFVSYCLKRYDNHLATAAAAYHNGVGAVDTLLAEAQYSSDGITLDRYPYPQMRQYVKKITESYQRYSEIYQATPHNSRLTA from the coding sequence ATGCCTAGACAGAGCAAAAAACAAAAACGGTCTGTATGGGTGCCGGTGACGGCTGTCCTGCTGGCGCTGGCCTTGGCGGGTACGGTCCTGTTTTCCGCCTTTCGGGAGAAGATAGACCGCTGGGAATACCCGCAGCGCTATGAGGCGTATGTTGAGTATTACGCCGGGAAATACGGCATAGATCCGATGATCCTGTACGCCTTCATTCGCACCGAGAGCAACTTTGACCCGGCGGTCGATTCCGATGCCGGGGCCAGAGGGCTGATGCAGATTACCGAGGTCACCTTTGACTGGATCAAGACCAAGATCGCCCCGACAGAGGCCTTGACTTTTGATGACCTCTACGACCCGGAAACAAATATCCGGTTCGGTACTTATTTTGTCAGCTATTGCCTGAAGCGGTATGACAATCATCTGGCTACAGCGGCAGCGGCCTATCATAACGGTGTGGGCGCTGTGGACACCCTGCTGGCCGAGGCGCAGTATTCGTCAGACGGCATCACGCTGGACCGGTATCCATACCCGCAGATGCGGCAATATGTAAAGAAAATCACCGAGAGCTATCAACGCTACTCGGAGATATATCAGGCAACACCGCACAATTCCCGCCTGACGGCTTAA
- a CDS encoding helix-turn-helix domain-containing protein gives MKDVNKYTEFAERFLSEMGRKGCTATEIAALLGITKQSVSNYTSGKSIPPIDKLHKLADYFDVTLDWLLCRPGAKRAADTDIAYICQYTGLSETAITNVHNNRNSPIAIYATKFLESFSSVIVFTELGIAEKSLDAALSRANAGEKIETKPFMPEFYTDTDGSIKIVGVGAVKSPESYNQYKMSCYEAQKYFSSFVDGIFHDKEKEYQRICGDPLLEELKNASLEFYTREGQNDGEHNQVKK, from the coding sequence ATGAAAGACGTAAATAAATACACCGAATTTGCGGAACGCTTTCTTTCTGAAATGGGAAGAAAAGGATGCACAGCTACCGAAATCGCTGCATTGCTCGGAATCACAAAGCAATCCGTGTCTAATTACACCAGTGGAAAATCTATTCCTCCAATAGACAAACTGCATAAATTAGCAGATTACTTTGATGTTACATTGGATTGGCTTTTGTGCCGGCCTGGAGCAAAGCGCGCGGCCGATACAGATATTGCATATATTTGTCAATATACTGGTTTAAGTGAAACCGCCATAACTAATGTTCACAACAATAGGAATAGTCCAATTGCTATATATGCGACAAAATTTCTGGAATCATTCAGTTCCGTCATTGTATTTACTGAACTTGGCATTGCAGAAAAGTCTCTCGATGCCGCTCTTAGTAGAGCCAACGCCGGAGAAAAGATTGAAACCAAACCGTTTATGCCAGAATTTTATACAGATACGGACGGTTCGATAAAAATCGTCGGTGTAGGCGCAGTCAAATCACCAGAAAGTTACAATCAATATAAAATGTCATGCTATGAAGCCCAAAAGTATTTTAGCTCATTTGTAGATGGTATTTTTCATGATAAAGAAAAGGAATACCAAAGAATCTGTGGAGATCCATTGCTAGAAGAATTAAAAAATGCATCCCTAGAATTTTATACTCGGGAGGGGCAAAACGATGGCGAGCATAACCAAGTTAAAAAATAA
- a CDS encoding ABC-2 transporter permease encodes MKGLLYKEWATLISSYKQSVFFIAFLYGGISILTGQTGMAYALLVVFSILITSTISFDENSHWDIYARTLPVTPAQLVGSKYLFGLCGLALGTVCTVLIVALNNVLPPLLFRHTVYKVPPLECLATLLACGSMALLLVALLLPLSYRFNSVKARSWLFLILGVLGGCIGLVASVSPDLMQLFNASDEVLLTGLVAAFVGLLAVYFVSYKVCVGIYKRKEY; translated from the coding sequence ATGAAAGGGCTTTTGTATAAAGAATGGGCCACTCTGATAAGTTCCTACAAACAGTCTGTATTTTTTATCGCGTTCCTCTACGGCGGCATCAGCATTCTGACCGGGCAGACCGGGATGGCCTATGCATTGCTCGTTGTATTTTCCATTCTGATCACCTCCACGATTTCGTTTGACGAGAACTCCCATTGGGACATCTACGCCCGCACGCTGCCCGTAACACCCGCGCAGCTTGTGGGCAGCAAATACCTGTTTGGGCTGTGCGGGCTGGCGCTGGGCACAGTGTGTACGGTGCTGATCGTGGCGCTGAACAATGTGCTGCCGCCCCTGCTGTTCCGGCACACTGTGTATAAGGTACCGCCCCTCGAGTGTCTGGCAACCCTGCTGGCCTGCGGCAGCATGGCGCTGCTGTTGGTCGCGCTTTTGCTGCCGCTGTCCTATCGGTTCAACAGTGTCAAGGCCCGCAGCTGGTTGTTTCTGATCCTCGGTGTGCTCGGCGGTTGTATTGGGCTGGTCGCTTCCGTCTCGCCCGATTTGATGCAGCTGTTCAATGCCTCCGACGAAGTGCTGCTGACGGGGCTGGTTGCAGCGTTTGTGGGGCTGCTGGCGGTGTATTTTGTGAGCTATAAGGTATGTGTGGGGATTTATAAGCGGAAGGAATACTGA
- a CDS encoding aminopeptidase: MKTTEELKKLLYKNETVADAAPDAIAAAQDFCEGYKAFLDNAKTEREATAYSEKLLLAAGYQKFVPGTNYAPGTKVYTINREKCVLAATIGTKSLEQGFHLNIAHIDSPRLDLRPVPVFEKSGIGYLRTHYYGGVRKYQWPTIPLALHGVIYRADGTRVEVCIGEKDEDPVFCISDLLPHLGAKQSAKTLAEGITAEDLNVIIASLPIEDKDAEQRVKLNVLGMLNETYGITERDFTRAEIEIVPAYKARDIGLDRAMIGAYGHDDRVDAYPALMAEIGIQNPAYTSVCVLTDKEETGSDGVTGLNSMYTFHFLQQLCAAQGADYITACKAAKCLSADVTAAYDPTFADAFEPDNGTYTGSGVAIYKYTGSRGKSGTSDASAELVSYLTRLMDNNGVVWQIGEMGKLDLGGGGTVAKYVANQDIDTIDVGVPVLSMHSPFEIVSKADVYMAYRTFKAFCEDAE, translated from the coding sequence ATGAAAACCACTGAGGAACTCAAAAAACTGCTCTATAAAAACGAGACTGTAGCGGATGCTGCTCCCGATGCCATCGCAGCTGCGCAGGACTTCTGCGAGGGGTATAAGGCCTTTCTGGACAATGCCAAGACGGAGCGCGAGGCCACCGCTTACAGTGAAAAGCTGCTGCTGGCTGCCGGCTACCAGAAATTTGTGCCCGGCACGAACTATGCCCCCGGCACCAAGGTCTACACCATCAACCGTGAAAAGTGCGTGCTGGCTGCGACCATCGGCACCAAGAGTCTGGAGCAGGGCTTCCATCTGAACATTGCGCACATCGACTCTCCGCGTCTGGATCTGCGCCCTGTGCCGGTGTTTGAAAAGTCCGGCATCGGCTACCTGCGCACCCACTATTACGGCGGCGTGCGCAAATACCAGTGGCCTACCATCCCGCTGGCCCTGCACGGCGTCATCTACCGCGCCGACGGCACCCGCGTGGAGGTCTGCATCGGTGAGAAGGACGAAGATCCGGTTTTCTGCATTTCCGACCTGCTGCCGCATCTGGGCGCAAAGCAGAGCGCCAAGACACTGGCTGAGGGCATCACCGCAGAGGATCTGAATGTCATCATCGCGTCCCTGCCGATCGAGGACAAGGACGCTGAGCAGCGCGTTAAGCTGAATGTGCTGGGTATGCTCAACGAGACTTACGGCATCACCGAGCGGGACTTCACCCGCGCCGAGATCGAGATCGTGCCCGCCTACAAGGCCCGCGACATCGGTCTGGACCGCGCCATGATCGGCGCCTACGGCCACGATGACCGTGTGGATGCCTACCCGGCCCTGATGGCTGAGATCGGCATCCAAAACCCCGCCTACACCTCCGTCTGCGTCCTGACCGATAAGGAGGAGACCGGCTCCGATGGTGTCACCGGCCTGAACAGCATGTACACCTTCCACTTCCTGCAGCAGCTCTGCGCTGCACAGGGCGCGGACTACATCACCGCCTGCAAGGCTGCCAAGTGCCTGTCCGCCGATGTGACGGCCGCTTATGATCCGACCTTTGCCGATGCGTTTGAGCCTGACAACGGCACCTACACGGGCAGCGGCGTGGCAATCTATAAGTACACCGGCTCCCGCGGCAAGTCCGGCACCAGTGATGCCTCTGCCGAGCTGGTCAGCTACCTGACCCGCCTGATGGACAACAACGGTGTTGTCTGGCAGATCGGCGAGATGGGCAAGCTGGATCTGGGCGGCGGCGGCACGGTGGCCAAGTATGTTGCCAATCAGGACATCGACACCATTGATGTCGGCGTGCCGGTCCTGTCGATGCATTCCCCGTTTGAGATCGTCTCCAAGGCGGATGTCTACATGGCATACCGGACCTTCAAGGCCTTCTGCGAGGATGCCGAGTAA
- a CDS encoding DUF4364 family protein, with protein sequence MAEAFTAGVRPGGLTDDTQIRMLLCYLVKVAGPVKHETLQGALLQEQLVNYFEFADALAEVEKQKLVTVDSEGRYTITRKGATVADTLAYDLPRTVRESAIRAVMQIRSWNHRAASNRAVVQETDGKFSVVCSIGDMGSDVFRMELAMPDKLTAEMIKNNFIAHGSDIYPKLMDMLTQPGSEDDRPPAALL encoded by the coding sequence ATGGCAGAAGCATTTACCGCCGGTGTGCGCCCCGGCGGCCTTACAGACGACACGCAGATCCGTATGTTGCTCTGCTACCTTGTCAAAGTGGCAGGCCCGGTAAAGCACGAAACCCTGCAGGGCGCGCTTTTGCAGGAGCAGCTTGTCAACTATTTTGAGTTTGCCGATGCGCTTGCCGAGGTGGAAAAGCAGAAGCTTGTCACCGTGGACAGCGAGGGCCGGTATACCATCACCCGCAAGGGCGCGACCGTGGCCGACACACTGGCCTACGACCTGCCCCGCACCGTGCGGGAGAGTGCCATCCGCGCTGTTATGCAGATCCGCAGCTGGAACCACCGCGCCGCCTCCAACCGCGCCGTTGTGCAGGAAACGGACGGCAAGTTCAGCGTTGTCTGCTCCATCGGCGATATGGGCAGCGATGTGTTCCGCATGGAGCTGGCCATGCCCGACAAGCTGACCGCCGAGATGATCAAAAACAACTTTATCGCCCACGGCAGCGACATCTACCCCAAGCTGATGGATATGCTGACCCAGCCCGGCAGTGAGGATGACAGACCGCCGGCAGCGCTGCTGTAA
- the prfA gene encoding peptide chain release factor 1: MQNFTELYEVERRYEELAHKMSTPDAAADAEAYAQMMRDYKELTPLIEEYRRYTDLQQQEQDAKELLAVESDPAFAAMVQQELCEIGRNLAQSEENLRLLLIPKDADDEKSVILEIRAGAGGEEAALFAHSLWRMYTMYAARRGWQCSTISANETELGGVKEIVFSVEGPGVYSRLKFESGVHRVQRVPETETQGRIHTSTVTVAVMPEAEEVELEIDPKDLRIDTFRSSGAGGQHINKTSSAIRVTHLPTGMVVECQDQRSQRENKEQALKVLRSRLLQQKQDAYDEAYNAQRQSQVGSGDRSEKIRTYNFPQDRVTDHRIGLTLRNLQGVLDGDLDRVVEPLILADREEKLKQSSTEEGK; the protein is encoded by the coding sequence ATGCAGAACTTTACCGAGCTTTACGAGGTCGAGCGCCGCTATGAGGAGCTGGCCCACAAGATGTCCACGCCTGATGCGGCGGCCGACGCCGAGGCGTATGCGCAGATGATGCGTGACTACAAAGAACTTACCCCCTTGATCGAAGAATACCGCCGCTATACCGACCTGCAGCAGCAGGAGCAGGACGCGAAGGAACTGCTTGCTGTGGAGTCGGACCCGGCGTTTGCTGCTATGGTACAGCAGGAGCTTTGCGAAATTGGCCGGAATCTGGCGCAGAGCGAGGAGAATCTGCGCCTGTTGCTGATCCCCAAGGACGCAGATGACGAAAAAAGCGTTATTCTGGAGATCCGTGCCGGTGCAGGCGGCGAGGAGGCCGCCCTGTTTGCCCACAGCCTGTGGCGTATGTACACGATGTACGCTGCCAGACGCGGCTGGCAGTGCAGCACCATCAGCGCCAACGAGACAGAGCTCGGCGGCGTGAAGGAGATCGTATTCTCAGTGGAAGGCCCCGGCGTATACAGCCGCCTGAAATTTGAGAGCGGTGTTCACCGCGTGCAGCGCGTGCCGGAGACCGAGACGCAGGGGCGTATCCACACCTCGACCGTGACGGTGGCTGTCATGCCGGAGGCTGAAGAGGTCGAGCTGGAAATTGACCCGAAGGATCTGCGCATCGACACCTTCCGTTCCTCCGGCGCGGGCGGACAGCACATCAACAAGACCTCATCCGCCATCCGGGTGACCCATCTGCCCACCGGTATGGTCGTGGAATGTCAGGACCAGCGCAGCCAGCGGGAAAATAAGGAGCAGGCGCTCAAGGTGCTGCGCAGCCGTCTGCTGCAGCAAAAGCAGGACGCCTACGATGAGGCCTACAACGCCCAGCGCCAAAGTCAGGTGGGCAGCGGTGACCGCAGTGAAAAGATCCGCACCTACAACTTCCCGCAGGACCGGGTGACGGACCACCGCATTGGTTTAACATTGCGCAACCTGCAGGGCGTGCTGGACGGCGATCTGGACCGCGTGGTCGAGCCGCTGATTCTGGCCGACCGGGAAGAAAAGCTGAAACAGAGCAGCACAGAAGAAGGAAAGTAA
- a CDS encoding L-threonylcarbamoyladenylate synthase, with protein sequence MKTQVLPITPESIALAAKLLQQGELVALPTETVYGIAADARNGEAVKKIFDAKGRPQDNPLIVHICGMEMLRGIVSEVPERAKKLAAAFWPGPLTMVMPRGEEVSAVTCAGLDTVGVRMPSHPVVQQVIRESGVAFAAPSANLSGKPSPTNAPDTLADMDGRLPLILDGGECTVGVESTVVAVTGEHPMLLRPGYVTKEQMEAVLGEEVLVSPAILEKLKDGEVARSPGMKYKHYAPKAQVTILRGDFARYRAYVEQHAAPGVWALCFDGEGAQLPVPFIEYGKNHDGVTQAHHLFTALRDLDKHGAQVVYARCPEQDGVSMAVYNRLIRAAAFRVVTL encoded by the coding sequence ATGAAAACACAGGTTTTGCCCATTACGCCAGAGAGCATCGCGCTGGCCGCCAAGCTGCTGCAGCAGGGCGAGCTGGTGGCGCTGCCCACCGAGACAGTCTACGGCATTGCTGCCGATGCCCGCAACGGCGAGGCGGTCAAGAAAATTTTTGACGCGAAGGGCCGCCCGCAGGATAACCCCCTGATCGTGCATATCTGCGGCATGGAGATGCTGCGGGGCATCGTGTCCGAGGTGCCGGAGCGCGCCAAAAAGCTGGCGGCGGCGTTCTGGCCCGGCCCGCTGACGATGGTCATGCCCCGCGGCGAGGAGGTCAGTGCAGTTACCTGCGCAGGGCTGGATACCGTGGGCGTGCGGATGCCGTCCCACCCGGTCGTGCAGCAGGTCATACGGGAGAGCGGCGTGGCCTTTGCAGCCCCGTCGGCCAACCTTTCCGGCAAGCCCAGCCCCACGAACGCCCCCGACACACTGGCCGATATGGACGGCCGCCTGCCGCTGATACTGGACGGCGGCGAATGCACTGTCGGCGTGGAGTCCACCGTTGTGGCGGTCACGGGGGAGCATCCGATGCTGCTGCGCCCCGGCTATGTCACCAAGGAGCAGATGGAGGCTGTCCTCGGCGAGGAAGTCCTCGTCAGCCCGGCCATCCTTGAAAAGCTCAAGGATGGCGAGGTCGCGCGCTCTCCGGGCATGAAGTACAAGCACTATGCCCCCAAGGCGCAGGTGACGATCCTGCGCGGTGACTTCGCACGCTACAGAGCCTATGTGGAGCAGCACGCCGCCCCCGGCGTATGGGCACTCTGCTTTGACGGGGAGGGCGCACAGCTGCCGGTGCCGTTCATCGAGTACGGCAAAAACCACGACGGTGTGACCCAGGCGCACCATCTGTTCACGGCGCTGCGCGATTTGGATAAACACGGCGCACAGGTCGTCTACGCCCGCTGCCCTGAGCAGGACGGCGTTTCGATGGCCGTCTACAACCGCCTGATCCGCGCGGCGGCTTTCCGGGTGGTCACGCTATGA
- the coaE gene encoding dephospho-CoA kinase (Dephospho-CoA kinase (CoaE) performs the final step in coenzyme A biosynthesis.): protein MRVVGITGRSGCGKSSATNFLREQGYPCIDADLVAREVLLPGSACIPQLQAAFGTDIADENGEVRRRLLADRAFATPEGTAALTAITQPEILRRIDAALADAERAGAKIAFVDGAVIVGTPFEQRCDALILVTAPYDTSVARICARDGIAPEMARRRLDAQMPLERLRAAATAELVNDGTPEQLRRKLQSILHGLEKEEHA from the coding sequence ATGAGGGTGGTAGGCATCACGGGGCGGTCCGGCTGCGGCAAATCCAGTGCGACAAATTTCTTGCGGGAGCAGGGGTATCCTTGTATTGATGCAGATCTGGTCGCGCGGGAGGTGCTGCTGCCCGGTTCGGCCTGTATCCCGCAGCTGCAAGCAGCGTTCGGGACGGATATAGCCGATGAAAACGGTGAAGTCCGCCGCCGCCTGCTGGCGGATCGTGCGTTTGCCACGCCGGAGGGAACAGCCGCATTGACCGCCATCACCCAGCCGGAGATCCTGCGCCGTATTGATGCTGCGCTGGCGGACGCCGAGCGGGCAGGGGCGAAGATTGCCTTTGTGGACGGTGCAGTCATTGTCGGCACGCCGTTTGAACAGCGCTGCGACGCACTGATTCTTGTCACGGCACCCTATGACACCAGTGTGGCGCGCATCTGCGCGCGGGACGGCATCGCACCGGAGATGGCCCGGCGCCGTTTGGATGCGCAGATGCCGCTTGAGCGTCTGCGCGCAGCTGCCACCGCCGAGCTTGTCAATGACGGCACACCGGAGCAGCTGCGCCGGAAACTGCAATCTATCTTGCATGGATTGGAGAAGGAGGAACATGCCTAG